A section of the Clostridium felsineum DSM 794 genome encodes:
- the uvrA gene encoding excinuclease ABC subunit UvrA, with protein sequence MKEKIVIKGAKVHNLKNVDLTIPRNEFVVFTGLSGSGKSSLAFDTLYAEGQRRYMESLSSYARQFLGQMDKPNVEYIEGLSPAISIDQKTTGRNPRSTVGTVTEIYDYLRLLYAKIGVPHCPNCGKEITQQTVDQMVDKVMQLEERTKVQILAPVVRGRKGEHTKLIANIKKSGYVRIRIDGETYEIDEDEIKIDKNKKHHIEAIVDRIVIKEGIESRLSESIETALKLAEGLVVINVVDKEDMLFSENFACPDCGISIGEITPSMFSFNAPFGKCDVCDGIGTLLEIDEDLVIPDKSKSIMEGAIAPWGEGRLKEESWTFGVLKALSKKYKLDINKPIEEFEKDTLNILLYGAPDVLKVNYVKDSQEMVFNHHYEGVINQMKRRYMESNSDYIKTEIENYMSNNPCPKCKGARLKKEVLAITVGDKNIFEFCSMPIREEVTFIDSLELSEKHKLISAQIVKEIKSRLQFLINVGLDYLNLTREARTLSGGESQRIRLATQIGSSLVGVLYILDEPSIGLHQRDNDRLIATMKNLKDIGNTLIVVEHDEDTIKAADYIVDIGPGAGEHGGEIIAAGTLEDIENCKESITGQYLTGAKKIEVPNERRKSGDKFIEVIGAKENNLKNVNVKFPVGLFTCVTGVSGSGKSTLVNEILYKALNKKINRSKINPGKYKSIAGIENIDKIIDIDQSPIGRTPRSNPATYTGVFDIIRELYASTKEAKVRGYKPGRFSFNVKGGRCEACKGDGIVRIEMQFLSDVYVPCDVCKGKRYNRETLEIKYKEKNIDDLLNMTVGEALKFFENLPRIKNKLQTLMDVGLGYVRLGQPSTQLSGGEAQRIKLAYELSKRSTGKTLYILDEPTTGLHTADVKRLISILQRLTDMGNTVVVIEHNLDVIKCSDYIVDLGPEGGEKGGTIVCTGTPEKVAENTLSYTGQYLKKML encoded by the coding sequence ATGAAAGAGAAAATAGTAATTAAAGGGGCCAAGGTTCATAATTTAAAAAACGTTGATTTAACAATACCAAGAAATGAATTTGTTGTTTTTACAGGGCTTTCAGGTTCTGGTAAATCATCACTTGCTTTTGATACACTTTATGCAGAAGGACAAAGAAGATATATGGAGTCACTATCTTCTTATGCAAGGCAGTTCTTGGGGCAAATGGATAAACCAAACGTAGAATACATAGAAGGCTTGTCACCGGCGATTTCCATAGATCAGAAAACTACTGGAAGGAATCCAAGATCTACAGTTGGAACAGTAACTGAAATATACGATTATTTAAGACTTTTATATGCTAAAATAGGAGTTCCACATTGTCCTAATTGCGGAAAAGAGATTACTCAGCAAACTGTGGATCAGATGGTTGATAAGGTTATGCAGCTTGAAGAAAGAACCAAGGTTCAAATTCTTGCACCAGTTGTTAGAGGAAGAAAAGGAGAGCATACAAAGCTAATAGCAAACATAAAAAAGAGTGGGTATGTTAGAATTAGAATAGATGGAGAAACTTATGAAATAGATGAAGATGAAATAAAAATTGATAAAAATAAAAAACATCATATTGAGGCAATAGTAGATAGAATAGTTATAAAAGAAGGGATTGAAAGCAGGCTTTCAGAATCCATTGAAACAGCCCTTAAACTGGCAGAAGGATTAGTTGTAATTAATGTAGTAGATAAGGAGGATATGCTATTTAGTGAAAATTTTGCATGTCCAGATTGCGGTATAAGTATAGGAGAAATTACACCTAGTATGTTTTCATTTAATGCACCCTTTGGGAAATGTGATGTTTGTGATGGAATAGGTACATTACTTGAAATTGATGAGGATTTAGTTATTCCAGACAAATCAAAAAGTATAATGGAAGGTGCTATAGCTCCTTGGGGTGAAGGAAGATTGAAGGAAGAATCTTGGACATTTGGAGTACTTAAAGCTTTATCTAAGAAATATAAATTAGATATAAACAAACCAATTGAAGAATTTGAAAAGGATACTTTAAATATATTATTATATGGAGCACCAGATGTGCTTAAGGTTAACTATGTGAAGGATTCGCAGGAAATGGTATTTAATCATCATTATGAAGGTGTTATAAACCAGATGAAGAGAAGATATATGGAAAGTAATTCTGATTACATAAAAACGGAAATAGAAAACTATATGAGTAATAATCCATGCCCAAAATGTAAAGGTGCAAGATTAAAAAAAGAAGTTCTTGCTATTACAGTTGGAGATAAAAACATATTTGAATTTTGTTCTATGCCAATAAGAGAAGAGGTTACCTTTATAGATTCACTAGAACTCTCAGAAAAACATAAGCTTATAAGTGCACAAATAGTTAAAGAAATAAAAAGTAGACTTCAATTTTTGATAAATGTAGGATTGGATTATTTAAACCTTACTAGAGAAGCTAGAACACTATCTGGTGGTGAATCTCAGAGAATAAGGCTTGCTACACAAATAGGTTCAAGTTTAGTTGGAGTACTATATATATTAGATGAACCTAGCATAGGTTTGCATCAAAGAGATAATGATAGGCTTATTGCAACTATGAAAAACTTAAAAGATATAGGAAATACTTTAATTGTAGTTGAGCACGATGAAGATACGATCAAAGCAGCAGATTATATTGTAGACATAGGACCGGGTGCAGGTGAACATGGGGGAGAAATAATTGCAGCTGGAACTCTAGAGGATATAGAAAATTGTAAGGAATCTATAACTGGACAATATTTAACAGGAGCAAAAAAAATAGAGGTTCCAAATGAAAGAAGAAAATCAGGAGATAAGTTTATAGAGGTTATTGGAGCTAAAGAAAATAATCTTAAAAATGTAAATGTGAAATTTCCAGTAGGTTTGTTTACATGTGTTACAGGAGTATCTGGATCTGGAAAAAGTACGCTTGTAAATGAAATACTATATAAAGCCTTAAATAAAAAGATAAATCGTTCAAAGATAAATCCAGGTAAATATAAAAGTATAGCTGGTATAGAAAATATAGATAAAATAATTGATATAGACCAAAGTCCTATAGGAAGGACTCCTAGATCAAATCCTGCAACCTATACAGGAGTATTTGATATAATAAGGGAATTATACGCATCTACAAAGGAAGCAAAGGTAAGAGGATATAAACCAGGTAGATTTAGCTTTAATGTAAAAGGTGGAAGATGCGAGGCTTGCAAGGGTGATGGAATAGTAAGAATTGAAATGCAGTTCCTATCAGATGTATATGTACCTTGTGATGTATGTAAAGGAAAAAGATATAACAGAGAAACATTGGAAATAAAATATAAGGAAAAGAATATAGATGATTTGTTAAATATGACAGTAGGAGAAGCGTTAAAGTTCTTTGAAAATCTTCCTAGAATAAAAAATAAGCTTCAAACCTTAATGGATGTAGGACTTGGATATGTAAGATTAGGTCAGCCTTCTACTCAGCTTTCCGGTGGAGAAGCTCAAAGAATAAAGTTGGCTTATGAATTGTCTAAAAGAAGTACAGGAAAAACTCTATATATACTTGATGAACCTACAACGGGCCTTCACACAGCTGATGTTAAAAGACTTATAAGTATACTTCAAAGGCTTACAGACATGGGAAACACAGTTGTAGTTATAGAACATAATTTAGATGTTATAAAATGTTCGGATTACATTGTGGATTTAGGACCTGAAGGAGGAGAAAAAGGAGGTACTATAGTTTGTACAGGAACTCCTGAGAAGGTGGCGGAAAATACTTTGTCATATACAGGACAATATCTAAAAAAAATGTTATAA
- the uvrB gene encoding excinuclease ABC subunit UvrB, with translation MGTFKINSDFKPTGDQPQAINSIVKGINNADKWQTLLGVTGSGKTFTMANIIEKVQKPTLVIAHNKTLAAQLCGEFRDFFPDSAVEYFVSYYDYYQPEAYVAQTDTYIEKDASINDEIDKLRHSATSALFERRDVIVVASVSCIYGLGNPEEYKKLSISLRTGMNKDRDEVLKKLVEMQYERNEINFVRGTFKVKGDTIDIFPAGSTNKAIRVEFFGDEIDKIKEFDVLTGNTISSLKHAVIFPASHFATSSDKMEAAIGQIEVELEERLKELNSDDKLLEAQRLKQRTNFDIEMMREVGYCTGIENYSRIMDGRQKGEPPKTLIDYFPDDFLMFIDESHVTLPQVKAMYGGDRSRKNSLVDYGFRLPSAYDNRPLKFDEFEKKINQVVFVSATPADYELEHSENIAEQVIRPTGLLDPEIEVRPTKGQIDDLYAEIKKTIEKGYRILVTTLTKKMAEDLTDYLKDLGIKTTYMHSDIDTLERMKIIKDIRTGEFDVLVGINLLREGLDIPEVALVSILDADKEGFLRSERSLIQTIGRAARNAASRVVMYGDKITDAMGKAISETKRRRKIQMDYNEKNGITPTTIKKAVRDVIGISEVAEGKAEYKTMDEAVKADSKNLDKLIKEFEKEMKEAAKELQFEKAAYFRDKVNELKKKLNENKEVMK, from the coding sequence ATGGGTACATTTAAAATAAATTCGGATTTTAAGCCTACAGGAGATCAGCCACAGGCTATAAATAGCATAGTTAAAGGAATAAATAATGCTGATAAATGGCAAACTCTTTTAGGAGTTACTGGTTCAGGAAAAACTTTTACAATGGCAAATATAATAGAAAAAGTTCAAAAACCTACATTGGTTATTGCACACAATAAGACTTTGGCAGCTCAGTTATGCGGTGAATTTAGAGATTTTTTCCCTGATAGTGCAGTTGAGTATTTTGTATCTTATTATGATTATTATCAACCAGAGGCATACGTAGCACAGACAGATACATATATAGAGAAGGATGCGTCTATAAATGATGAAATAGATAAACTTAGGCATTCAGCTACTTCTGCTCTTTTTGAAAGAAGGGACGTTATTGTTGTTGCTTCAGTTTCATGTATATACGGCTTAGGTAACCCAGAAGAGTATAAAAAGTTATCCATATCTTTAAGAACAGGAATGAATAAGGACAGGGATGAAGTGTTAAAGAAGCTAGTTGAAATGCAATATGAAAGAAATGAAATAAATTTTGTAAGAGGTACCTTTAAAGTAAAAGGTGATACCATAGACATTTTTCCAGCGGGTTCTACGAATAAGGCAATAAGAGTAGAGTTTTTTGGAGATGAAATAGATAAAATAAAAGAATTCGATGTTCTTACAGGAAATACAATATCATCATTGAAGCATGCGGTTATTTTTCCAGCATCTCACTTTGCAACCTCAAGTGATAAGATGGAGGCTGCGATAGGTCAGATAGAAGTTGAATTAGAAGAAAGGCTTAAAGAATTAAATTCTGATGACAAACTTCTTGAAGCTCAGAGATTAAAGCAGAGAACAAATTTTGATATTGAAATGATGAGAGAAGTTGGTTATTGTACAGGAATAGAAAATTACTCTAGAATTATGGACGGAAGGCAAAAGGGAGAGCCTCCTAAGACATTGATAGATTATTTCCCAGATGATTTTCTTATGTTTATAGATGAAAGCCATGTTACGCTTCCACAAGTAAAAGCCATGTATGGAGGAGATAGATCAAGGAAAAATTCTTTAGTTGATTACGGTTTTAGATTACCAAGTGCTTATGACAATAGACCTCTAAAGTTTGATGAGTTTGAGAAAAAAATAAATCAGGTAGTTTTTGTAAGTGCTACCCCAGCTGATTATGAACTGGAACATTCAGAGAATATAGCAGAGCAGGTTATAAGACCGACAGGACTACTTGATCCAGAAATAGAAGTGAGACCTACAAAAGGTCAAATAGATGATTTGTATGCTGAAATAAAGAAGACAATAGAAAAGGGATACAGGATTTTAGTCACAACACTTACGAAAAAAATGGCAGAGGATTTAACAGATTATCTTAAAGATTTAGGCATAAAAACTACTTATATGCATTCAGATATAGATACTTTAGAGAGAATGAAAATAATAAAAGATATAAGAACAGGAGAATTTGATGTTTTAGTAGGAATAAATCTTTTAAGAGAAGGTCTAGATATACCAGAGGTTGCATTAGTTTCTATACTTGATGCTGATAAAGAAGGTTTTTTAAGATCAGAAAGATCACTTATTCAGACTATAGGAAGAGCTGCAAGAAATGCTGCAAGTAGAGTAGTAATGTATGGTGACAAAATAACGGATGCTATGGGCAAGGCAATAAGTGAAACGAAAAGAAGAAGAAAAATTCAGATGGATTACAATGAAAAGAATGGTATAACACCTACTACGATAAAGAAAGCAGTTAGAGATGTTATAGGTATAAGTGAGGTAGCAGAAGGAAAAGCAGAATATAAAACTATGGATGAAGCTGTAAAGGCTGATAGTAAAAATTTAGATAAGTTAATAAAAGAATTTGAGAAGGAAATGAAAGAAGCAGCAAAAGAACTTCAATTCGAGAAAGCAGCATACTTTAGAGATAAAGTAAATGAGCTTAAGAAAAAATTAAATGAAAACAAAGAGGTAATGAAATAA
- a CDS encoding undecaprenyl-diphosphate phosphatase: MEHIEILKAIFLGVVEGITEWLPISSTGHMILVNEFIKLNVTEAFKQVFLVVIQLGAILSVIVLYFKKLIPFSFDNGFSLRSDVLSMWFKIILSCIPASVIGIPFDDKIDKLFYNYQTVSIMLITFGILFIMIENSNKGKYPRINSISEITYTTAILIGIFQLIAAVFPGTSRSGATIVGALLIGVSRTVAAEYTFFLAIPVMFGASLLKLFKFGLNFTGAELYILFIGMLSAFIVSILAIKFLIVYIKKHDFKAFGWYRIILGCAVLIYFLIF, from the coding sequence ATGGAACATATAGAAATATTAAAAGCGATTTTTCTTGGAGTTGTTGAGGGCATTACAGAATGGTTACCTATAAGCAGTACAGGTCATATGATACTTGTCAATGAGTTTATAAAATTAAATGTAACTGAAGCCTTCAAACAAGTGTTTTTAGTTGTAATTCAATTAGGTGCTATTTTATCAGTTATAGTTCTTTACTTTAAAAAACTTATTCCCTTTTCTTTTGATAATGGTTTTTCTCTTAGAAGCGATGTTTTATCTATGTGGTTTAAAATAATTCTTTCTTGTATCCCCGCTTCCGTTATTGGTATACCCTTTGATGATAAAATAGACAAACTTTTTTATAATTATCAAACTGTATCTATTATGTTAATTACCTTTGGTATACTATTTATTATGATTGAAAACAGCAATAAGGGTAAATATCCCAGAATAAATTCTATTTCTGAAATTACATATACCACAGCTATTCTTATCGGAATTTTTCAGCTTATAGCTGCCGTATTTCCCGGGACATCTCGCTCTGGTGCTACTATTGTAGGGGCTCTCTTAATTGGAGTATCAAGAACTGTAGCTGCCGAATATACTTTTTTTCTTGCAATTCCCGTTATGTTTGGAGCAAGTTTGTTAAAGCTATTTAAATTTGGCTTAAATTTTACTGGGGCAGAATTATATATACTATTTATTGGAATGTTATCTGCTTTTATAGTTTCAATACTAGCTATAAAGTTTCTTATTGTATATATTAAAAAGCATGATTTCAAAGCCTTTGGTTGGTATAGAATTATATTAGGCTGTGCTGTATTAATATATTTTCTTATATTTTAA
- a CDS encoding LiaF transmembrane domain-containing protein: MKTKLFVGVIFILLGASIFCTQLGIMNLKDVYSFLWPLILIAAGVQRLYKNNTFRTSSAIVILLGVLFELDAFHLLPYNAAALIAPCILIIIGISKIFSANKVMHN; this comes from the coding sequence ATGAAAACAAAATTATTTGTAGGAGTTATATTTATATTATTAGGAGCATCAATATTTTGTACACAATTAGGAATTATGAATTTAAAAGATGTATACTCATTTTTATGGCCTTTGATACTTATTGCTGCAGGTGTTCAGCGTTTATATAAAAACAATACCTTTAGAACATCCAGTGCTATAGTAATATTGTTGGGAGTTTTATTTGAACTAGATGCATTCCATCTTCTACCTTACAATGCAGCTGCACTTATTGCACCTTGTATACTTATAATTATTGGTATTTCAAAAATATTTTCTGCAAACAAAGTAATGCATAATTAA
- a CDS encoding S1C family serine protease: MKNRKISFMQKMIIGQNIESPFELTLSQITLSIIAGALGSVILAYLGVAFKDNSAIVLLFLISVILMFLGGRFICFSYSGAVLGVISVVIQFISVNKIADMTSMKFLEIDVVMLMSLVGVLHIIEGLLVMFDGKSGAIPVFTKREDKIIGGFAFKRYWALPITLLFLINNADLNGSVNVATPSYWPLIKTALTIIGPSAVISFAMFYGIIGYKSVTFTKSKKSKALTSGIGIALYGIILLALAQILKYNLVEQLVLAILAPVMHETMLRFESYSEVKGKPKFINSEDGVMVLEVAPNSQAYEMGIKSGDLLLEINDMKIFSEEDVSKSIQNMSKHIWLKIKDVQGKLSEIKYSKFDRNKRLGAIFVPKGMPKEDKVVKFEHKSFDDILDNVDKKEDETEKDDKDLKK; encoded by the coding sequence ATGAAAAATAGAAAGATTTCTTTTATGCAGAAGATGATAATAGGGCAGAATATAGAATCGCCTTTTGAACTTACATTGTCACAGATAACACTTAGTATAATTGCTGGAGCTTTAGGGAGTGTTATTCTCGCATATCTTGGAGTTGCTTTTAAGGATAACAGCGCAATAGTTTTGCTATTTTTAATTTCTGTAATTCTAATGTTTCTTGGTGGAAGATTTATATGTTTTTCCTATTCTGGAGCAGTACTTGGAGTTATAAGTGTAGTAATTCAATTTATTTCAGTGAACAAAATAGCAGATATGACTTCAATGAAATTTCTTGAAATAGATGTTGTAATGCTTATGTCTCTTGTTGGGGTGCTGCACATTATAGAGGGTTTACTTGTAATGTTTGATGGAAAATCAGGTGCTATCCCAGTATTTACTAAGAGAGAAGACAAAATAATAGGAGGTTTTGCTTTTAAAAGATATTGGGCATTACCGATAACGCTATTATTTTTAATTAATAATGCCGATTTAAATGGGAGTGTTAATGTAGCTACTCCAAGTTATTGGCCTTTAATTAAAACAGCGCTTACAATAATTGGACCAAGTGCAGTGATTTCTTTTGCTATGTTCTATGGAATTATAGGATATAAAAGCGTTACTTTTACAAAAAGTAAAAAGAGTAAGGCACTTACATCGGGAATAGGTATAGCACTTTATGGAATTATACTACTAGCTTTGGCTCAAATATTAAAATATAATTTAGTGGAACAACTAGTTTTGGCTATATTAGCACCCGTAATGCACGAGACTATGCTAAGATTTGAATCTTATTCTGAAGTGAAAGGTAAACCTAAATTTATAAATAGTGAAGATGGTGTCATGGTTTTAGAGGTTGCTCCAAATTCTCAAGCTTATGAAATGGGCATAAAGAGTGGAGATTTACTTTTAGAAATAAATGATATGAAAATATTTTCAGAGGAAGATGTTTCAAAATCAATTCAGAATATGAGTAAACATATATGGCTTAAAATAAAAGATGTACAAGGCAAATTAAGTGAGATAAAGTACAGTAAATTTGATAGAAATAAAAGACTTGGAGCAATTTTTGTACCTAAAGGAATGCCAAAGGAAGATAAGGTCGTGAAATTTGAACATAAATCTTTCGATGATATTTTAGATAATGTTGATAAAAAAGAAGATGAAACAGAAAAAGATGATAAAGACTTAAAAAAGTAA
- the ftsE gene encoding cell division ATP-binding protein FtsE yields MIEFKNVNKTYGNDVKALSDIDISIDRGEFVFVVGPSGAGKSTFIKLLMKEIEPTSGTIVVNDVDICSLKRKQIPYYRRKIGMVFQDFRLIPTLSVYENVAFAMRIVQAGHKEIRKRVPMVLALVGLSSKANDFPNQLSGGEQQRVALARAIVNNPAVLIADEPTGNLDPETANEIVSIMSDINKAGTTVIMATHAKEIVNDMKKRVIAIEDGTVARDERRGRYDYES; encoded by the coding sequence ATGATAGAATTTAAGAATGTTAATAAAACTTACGGAAATGATGTAAAAGCTCTTTCTGATATAGATATCTCAATCGATAGGGGAGAGTTCGTATTTGTCGTTGGTCCAAGTGGTGCAGGTAAATCAACTTTTATAAAATTGCTTATGAAGGAAATAGAACCAACATCAGGAACTATAGTAGTAAATGATGTGGATATCTGTAGTTTGAAAAGAAAACAAATACCTTATTATAGAAGAAAAATAGGTATGGTATTTCAAGATTTTAGGCTTATACCTACTTTAAGTGTTTATGAAAATGTAGCATTTGCAATGAGAATAGTACAAGCGGGTCATAAGGAAATAAGAAAGAGAGTACCTATGGTTTTAGCACTTGTGGGGCTTTCAAGTAAAGCAAATGACTTTCCAAATCAACTTTCTGGAGGAGAACAGCAAAGAGTTGCTCTTGCCAGAGCTATAGTAAATAATCCGGCGGTGTTAATTGCAGACGAGCCTACAGGAAATCTCGATCCAGAAACAGCAAATGAAATCGTTAGTATAATGAGTGATATAAATAAAGCAGGAACAACAGTAATAATGGCAACACATGCTAAAGAAATAGTAAATGATATGAAAAAGAGAGTTATAGCTATTGAAGATGGTACAGTTGCTAGAGATGAACGAAGGGGAAGATACGATTATGAGAGTTAG
- the ftsX gene encoding permease-like cell division protein FtsX yields the protein MRVSTLKLFFIDALKSLKRNKTISTAAAATVAATLFILGVCLLVLLNVRTGISDVRSKVQVQVYFKDDITIDQQKNALNKLTDVPGIKSIKYESKSDALSKFKNQLGNDNKTLVEGMDTRNPMPNSYVVSVTDSDYASGVVKALKNKNGSSIDGIEKVQDGRELINKISTITNTVQWVGIVIFIILAGVSLFLIGNTIKLTVYSRRREIGIMKYIGATDWFIRLPFVIEGMLIGLAGAIVTIVVVYNLYRVFFNRIRSSFLTMNIIDPSYVLTVMSWEFVLAGMFIGALGSIVVIRKFLDV from the coding sequence ATGAGAGTTAGTACATTAAAGTTATTTTTTATTGATGCTCTTAAAAGTTTAAAAAGAAATAAAACTATAAGTACTGCAGCAGCAGCAACTGTAGCAGCAACTCTTTTTATATTAGGAGTATGTTTATTGGTGCTTCTTAACGTAAGAACAGGAATAAGCGATGTAAGATCCAAAGTTCAAGTACAAGTTTACTTTAAAGATGACATAACAATAGATCAGCAGAAAAATGCTTTAAACAAGTTAACAGATGTACCAGGAATAAAATCTATAAAATATGAGAGCAAAAGTGATGCTTTATCTAAGTTTAAAAATCAATTAGGAAATGATAATAAAACTTTGGTTGAGGGTATGGATACTAGAAATCCTATGCCAAACTCATACGTTGTAAGTGTTACAGATTCAGATTATGCTTCAGGTGTGGTTAAAGCCCTTAAAAATAAAAATGGTTCTTCAATAGACGGAATTGAAAAAGTACAGGATGGAAGAGAATTAATTAATAAAATATCAACTATAACTAATACAGTCCAATGGGTTGGAATAGTTATATTTATAATACTAGCGGGAGTATCATTATTCCTAATTGGAAATACTATAAAGCTTACAGTATATTCAAGGCGTAGAGAAATAGGAATAATGAAATATATAGGTGCTACTGATTGGTTTATAAGGCTTCCATTTGTAATAGAGGGAATGCTTATAGGCTTAGCTGGAGCTATTGTGACAATAGTAGTTGTATATAACTTATATAGAGTGTTCTTTAATAGAATAAGAAGTAGTTTTTTAACAATGAACATAATAGATCCGTCATATGTATTAACAGTTATGTCATGGGAATTTGTATTGGCAGGAATGTTTATTGGGGCATTAGGAAGTATTGTAGTTATAAGAAAGTTCCTTGATGTATAA
- a CDS encoding S41 family peptidase, protein MDNKKKKWIAIVVAILVVTNAASLFLGGRFLVFQGNNKVVVDKDTYNKFSKIFSVRDQLYKYYDGKISDDVLLDGALKGMTASLKDPYTVYMDKSETKSFNSELQGEQYVGLGMEVQAKDNKVIVSTVFDNSPAEKAGMKSGDVILKVNGNDVVTTDLNKTVSMIKGKEGTDVTLTLYRSTKGNFDITAKRAKVAIDTVTGEMLNNKIAYIQISMFDENTGNNFNKKIDELKSQGMKGLILDLRSNPGGLLNSCIQVTSNFVEKDKVIVSTIDKYNSKEEYKSKGGNYIGLPLVVLVDGNTASASEIFSGAIRDYKLGTLIGVKTFGKGVVQAPFDLNDNTQLKITISKYYTPNGENIQHKGIKPDIEVKYPDTLKDKPYDRNVDPQFQKALEQIQTKIK, encoded by the coding sequence TTGGATAACAAGAAAAAAAAGTGGATTGCCATTGTGGTGGCTATTTTAGTTGTTACTAATGCAGCATCATTATTTTTAGGCGGAAGATTTTTGGTGTTTCAAGGAAACAATAAGGTTGTTGTAGATAAAGATACATACAATAAATTTTCTAAAATATTTTCTGTAAGGGATCAGCTTTATAAATATTATGATGGAAAAATTAGTGATGATGTGCTTTTAGACGGTGCGTTAAAGGGAATGACAGCATCTTTAAAAGATCCGTATACTGTTTATATGGATAAGAGTGAAACTAAATCTTTTAATTCAGAATTGCAGGGAGAACAGTATGTAGGTCTTGGAATGGAAGTACAGGCGAAAGACAATAAAGTTATAGTATCTACTGTATTTGATAACTCTCCAGCTGAAAAAGCAGGAATGAAATCAGGAGATGTAATTTTAAAGGTAAATGGTAATGATGTAGTAACAACAGATCTTAATAAAACAGTTTCTATGATAAAAGGTAAAGAAGGTACAGATGTTACACTTACTTTATACAGATCAACTAAAGGAAATTTTGATATAACGGCCAAAAGAGCAAAGGTTGCAATTGATACTGTAACTGGAGAAATGTTAAATAATAAAATAGCATACATTCAAATAAGTATGTTTGATGAAAATACTGGAAATAATTTTAATAAAAAAATTGATGAATTAAAAAGTCAAGGAATGAAGGGACTTATTCTTGATTTAAGATCAAATCCAGGTGGACTGCTTAATTCTTGTATTCAGGTAACTTCAAATTTTGTTGAGAAAGATAAAGTTATAGTTTCAACTATTGATAAATATAATTCTAAGGAAGAATATAAGTCAAAGGGTGGAAATTATATAGGTTTACCACTTGTTGTATTAGTAGATGGAAATACAGCAAGTGCATCAGAAATTTTTTCGGGTGCTATAAGAGATTATAAATTGGGCACACTAATCGGTGTAAAGACATTTGGTAAAGGCGTTGTTCAGGCTCCATTCGATTTAAATGACAATACTCAACTTAAAATAACTATATCAAAATACTATACTCCAAATGGTGAAAACATACAGCATAAAGGTATAAAGCCTGATATAGAAGTTAAATATCCTGATACCCTAAAGGATAAACCTTATGATAGAAATGTAGATCCACAATTCCAAAAAGCTTTAGAACAAATACAAACAAAAATAAAATAA
- a CDS encoding alpha/beta hydrolase, which produces MRKKNLCLIISFVICLFIAFDIVYALPNSKMKAEDVRYVDSVFRNIQLYKDIEYSDAVNYSGQLEKLLLDVYMPSGDVEKNRPVIIWVHGGYLAEGSKDDQDSFQTIYSKEFAKKGYVTVNINYRLDPNVDKEWNLSMKNAMTDVASAIGWVKSNYFKYGMDKNNIIVAGYSAGAEVVTNLIYGTYVDGWDRSGVSGVVDMSGNRLVWGDALRNTPPCTIIHGTDDTINPFSASEELQGQLNSSDIYCELNAIEGENHFYNLKPDSTSKIENIITKFLYNKVIKNNN; this is translated from the coding sequence ATGAGGAAGAAAAATTTATGCCTTATTATCAGTTTTGTTATATGCTTATTTATTGCTTTTGATATTGTATATGCGTTACCAAATTCTAAAATGAAGGCCGAGGATGTAAGATATGTTGATAGTGTATTTCGTAACATTCAATTATATAAAGATATTGAATATAGTGATGCAGTAAATTATTCAGGACAGCTAGAGAAACTATTATTAGATGTGTACATGCCTAGTGGTGATGTTGAAAAGAATAGGCCTGTAATAATTTGGGTTCATGGAGGGTATTTAGCCGAAGGAAGTAAAGATGATCAAGATAGTTTTCAGACTATATATTCAAAAGAATTCGCTAAAAAAGGATATGTGACAGTTAATATCAATTACAGATTAGATCCAAATGTTGATAAGGAATGGAACTTAAGTATGAAAAATGCTATGACAGATGTAGCATCAGCAATAGGATGGGTAAAATCTAATTATTTTAAATATGGTATGGATAAAAATAATATAATTGTTGCGGGTTATTCCGCAGGAGCTGAGGTGGTTACTAATTTAATTTACGGTACTTATGTGGATGGCTGGGATAGAAGTGGTGTTTCAGGAGTTGTTGACATGTCAGGAAATAGATTGGTTTGGGGAGATGCTCTAAGGAATACTCCACCATGTACAATTATTCATGGCACGGATGATACTATAAATCCTTTTTCAGCTAGTGAAGAACTTCAAGGACAATTAAATTCAAGTGATATATATTGTGAACTTAATGCTATAGAAGGAGAAAATCATTTTTATAATCTTAAGCCTGATAGTACCTCTAAAATAGAAAACATAATAACAAAATTCTTATATAACAAAGTAATTAAGAATAATAATTAG